A section of the Salvelinus fontinalis isolate EN_2023a chromosome 33, ASM2944872v1, whole genome shotgun sequence genome encodes:
- the LOC129831774 gene encoding integrin-linked protein kinase-like, whose product MDDIFTQCREGNAVAVRLWLDNTENDLNQGDDHGFSPLHWACREGRSSVVDMLIMRGARINVMNRGDDTPLHLASSHGHRDIVGKLIQCKADVNTANEHGNTPLHYACFWGQDPVAEDLVTNGAQVNICNKYGETPLDKAKPHLREALQEKAEKLGQSLTKVPFKDTFWKGTTRTRPRNGTLNKAAGIDFKQLSLLAKINENQSGELWHGRWQGNEVVVKVLKVRDWSTRKSRDFNEEYPKLRIFSHPNVLPMLGACQSPPAPHPIIITHWMPYGSLYNVLHQGTDFVVDQTQAVKFALDIACGMAFLHTLEPMISRHSLNSKSVMIDEDMTARISMSDVKFSFQCPGRMYSPAWVAPEALQKKPEEINRRSADMWSFAVLLWELVTREVPFADLSNMEIGMKVALEGLRPTIPPGISPHICKLMKICMNEDPAKRPKFDMIVPILEKMQDK is encoded by the exons ATGGATGATATTTTTACCCAGTGCCGGGAAGGCAACGCAGTAGCTGTTCGCCTGTGGTTGGACAACACAGAGAATGACCTCAATCAGGG GGATGACCATGGCTTCAGTCCTCTCCACTGGGCCTGCAGGGAAGGCCGCTCCAGCGTGGTGGACATGCTCATCATGAGAGGGGCTCGCATCAACGTCATGAACAGAGGAGATGACACGCCCCTGCACCTGGCCTCCAGCCACGGCCACAGAGACATCGTGGGCAAG CTGATCCAGTGCAAAGCAGACGTCAACACTGCCAACGAGCACGGCAACACACCGCTGCATTACGCCTGCTTCTGGGGTCAGGACCCAGTGGCTGAG GACCTGGTGACTAACGGAGCTCAGGTGAACATCTGTAATAAGTATGGAGAAACTCCTCTGGACAAAGCCAAACCTCACCTGCGTGAAGCCCTCCAAG AGAAAGCAGAGAAGTTGGGCCAGAGTTTGACTAAGGTCCCCTTCAAGGACACGTTCTGGAAAGGCACCACCAGAACTCGTCCCC GTAACGGCACGTTGAACAAAGCAGCGGGCATTGACTTCAAACAGCTCTCCCTCCTGGCTAAGATCAATGAGAACCAGTCTGGAGAG tTGTGGCACGGACGCTGGCAGGGGAATGAGGTTGTGGTGAAAGTGTTGAAGGTTCGCGACTGGTCCACCAGAAAGAGCAGAGACTTCAATGAGGAGTATCCCAAACTCAG GATATTCTCCCACCCCAATGTGCTGCCCATGTTGGGAGCGTGTCAGTCTCCTCCTGCCCCTCACCCCATCATCATCACACACTGGATGCCGTATGGCTCCCTCTATAATGTGCTTCACCAGGGCACTG ACTTTGTGGTTGACCAGACACAGGCGGTGAAGTTTGCTTTGGACATTGCCTGTGGGATGGCCTTCCTGCACACGCTCGAGCCCATGATCTCTCGACACTCTCTCAACAGCAAGAGCGTCATG ATTGACGAGGACATGACAGCCAGGATCAGCATGTCAGACGTCAAGTTCTCCTTCCAGTGTCCAGGCAGGATGTACTCCCCAGCATGGGTAGCCCCTGAAG CCCTGCAGAAGAAGCCTGAGGAGATCAACCGGCGGTCAGCAGACATGTGGAGCTTCGCTGTGTTGCTATGGGAGCTGGTGACCAGGGAGGTGCCCTTCGCTGACCTCTCCAACATGGAGATAGGCATGAAG GTGGCCCTGGAAGGCCTACGACCCACCATCCCTCCCGGCATCTCACCCCACATCTGCAAGCTCATGAAGATCTGTATGAACGAAGATCCAGCCAAGAGGCCTAAATTTGACATGATCGTGCCCATCCTGGAGAAAATGCAGGACAAGTGA